One genomic window of Eisenibacter elegans DSM 3317 includes the following:
- a CDS encoding GNAT family N-acetyltransferase, with protein sequence MQTNFDIRKATAEDVPALWALVRELAIYERAEEEHLATPEEMLRDGFGSQPLYGAWVATVAGEVVGMALYYYRYSTWKGKCFYLEDFYVQPIHRSKKIGAALFKAIICQAAEEQCRRISWQVLDWNTPAIEFYQRFGASIDGGWLNGGLDEAQIQSFAQQFDKPL encoded by the coding sequence ATGCAAACAAATTTCGACATTCGTAAAGCCACTGCTGAAGATGTACCCGCCCTTTGGGCCTTGGTGCGTGAGTTGGCCATTTATGAGCGCGCCGAAGAAGAACACCTCGCTACCCCCGAAGAGATGTTGCGCGATGGTTTTGGCTCACAGCCGCTCTATGGAGCTTGGGTTGCCACAGTAGCAGGCGAGGTAGTCGGTATGGCCTTATATTACTACCGCTATTCTACTTGGAAAGGCAAATGTTTTTATCTGGAAGATTTTTATGTTCAGCCCATACATCGTAGCAAAAAAATAGGTGCAGCCCTCTTCAAAGCCATTATCTGCCAAGCAGCTGAAGAACAATGCCGCCGTATTAGTTGGCAAGTGCTCGACTGGAACACGCCTGCTATTGAATTTTATCAACGCTTTGGTGCTTCTATTGACGGTGGGTGGCTCAATGGCGGACTTGATGAGGCACAAATACAATCATTCGCCCAACAGTTTGACAAACCACTATGA
- a CDS encoding OmpA family protein, producing MLRQTYIYHTIIGLSFGLLVACGRSDDGKTADELPQLAVQDPFALSDDLYRPDEIYTPDTRVEESLKELEVIEKEVFSNESLKPKHKAKHTEAVAKTTTTQDPKQDQAPVFQDVAIIFPNNDNADQGYTLIIPDQTDTAILRAPNTDEKDEHTDEGIMRGAITEAQRAEKALNHMLQVIAKIPTTPQEPHPAVSAERLAALRHQAEQFVEEYKSLTQFSAKPALDEQGPRFDTVFIVDNTEGNNVLEPVNLDNNNRRGLDPAANINAEELQMFIQFETRINFESGAHTLSQEAHKVLDEIVRDINRDIQNYHQDKPTEKVTFLVHIRGYADAKPFFPTQTEKERQRLNQELSEKRAQAVGNYILSRVKHSPLVEIEQVFEGFGEEIPPRVIPLNEESDPRRRICTVYVMMCSQN from the coding sequence ATGCTTCGTCAAACTTACATATACCATACCATCATTGGGCTATCATTCGGCTTATTGGTTGCCTGTGGGCGTTCGGATGATGGCAAAACTGCCGATGAGCTACCACAGTTGGCTGTACAAGACCCTTTTGCCCTTTCTGACGATTTGTACCGCCCTGATGAAATTTACACACCAGATACTCGTGTTGAGGAAAGCTTGAAAGAACTGGAAGTGATTGAAAAAGAGGTGTTTAGTAACGAGTCCTTGAAGCCAAAACACAAAGCTAAGCATACCGAAGCTGTGGCTAAAACAACCACCACCCAAGACCCAAAACAAGACCAAGCACCAGTGTTCCAAGATGTAGCCATTATTTTCCCCAATAATGACAATGCAGACCAAGGCTACACACTCATTATCCCTGACCAAACAGACACCGCCATCTTGCGCGCCCCAAATACTGATGAAAAAGACGAGCATACTGACGAAGGTATTATGCGTGGAGCCATTACAGAGGCACAGCGTGCAGAAAAAGCGCTGAATCATATGCTTCAAGTGATTGCTAAAATCCCTACAACACCACAAGAACCCCACCCTGCCGTTAGTGCGGAGCGTCTTGCGGCATTGCGCCATCAGGCAGAGCAGTTTGTGGAGGAGTACAAGAGCCTAACCCAATTTTCTGCCAAGCCTGCATTGGATGAGCAAGGCCCTCGCTTTGATACGGTCTTCATCGTAGACAATACAGAAGGCAACAATGTGCTAGAGCCTGTAAACCTAGACAACAACAACAGACGCGGCCTAGATCCAGCAGCCAATATCAATGCGGAAGAGCTTCAAATGTTTATTCAGTTTGAAACCCGCATCAATTTCGAAAGCGGTGCGCATACACTTTCACAGGAGGCACATAAGGTGTTAGACGAAATTGTGCGCGATATCAATCGCGACATCCAAAACTATCATCAGGACAAGCCCACGGAGAAAGTTACTTTTCTGGTACATATCAGGGGCTATGCTGATGCTAAGCCTTTCTTCCCTACACAAACCGAAAAAGAGCGCCAACGCCTCAACCAAGAGCTGTCCGAAAAACGAGCACAAGCCGTCGGCAATTACATCTTAAGCCGGGTGAAACACTCCCCCTTGGTGGAGATTGAGCAGGTTTTTGAAGGCTTTGGCGAAGAGATTCCTCCTAGAGTTATTCCGCTCAATGAGGAGTCAGATCCCCGCCGCCGAATATGTACCGTCTATGTAATGATGTGTAGCCAGAATTAA
- a CDS encoding ABC transporter permease/M1 family aminopeptidase: MLIFIRHELQRWVRTPMLWIFLLVVSLLVMGAVSSDQVTIGGGVGSVHKNAPSVVQRYYGVMSLVCLLMTTAFMNATATRDFSTGMHHFIFSSPIRRRNYFFGKFFGAYLIAILPLLGVSIGALIGPLMPWATAERFGSVVWDGHLQGILAFAIPNTFIVAVLVYALATNFRSSLVSFIGAMLILVLYSVSQGYTRDLEKEWLANILDPFGFQPMGTLSKYATIAEQNAAATPLRGQFLVNRLIWMGLALLTLLLMYTRFSFETKEIRWFKRKKAAETVPATVAVSTNVGAIRRFTAQSAGQLSLRAWLTMLRFETKAIIRNQTFIILVILGLMNLTASLTSFTDTYGNSYYPVTYDVIDSIRGAFNIFILGIIIFYSGVLVWKERDANIHEIKDATPVGIGALFSSKLVAMLIAVFLVLCSAILLGVIAQTAHGYTRYELHVYAQSILVLDMLYFAYFTVLALLFHYLINQRYLAYFAFVAFIIVDEFIWYMLEIDTKMMSFGSVPSAIYSDMNGFGPFIPSLVGFHVYWTLFCLLLCLVMYAFYVRGKDTGLKHRLRTAGQRFGQNRLALALLGGMFVLYAGFVYYNTTILNTFTSSKETENRQKAYEEAYKKYEGIVQPRWIDFTYELDVFPYERSLHSKVTAKAVNKSKQPIKELHFSLPLMPDEVEIQIAGATLKTDDKRLRYRIYTLQKPLQPGDTLEMVVSHQKITKGFEASVSFTSLTQNGTFFNNRDIMPQFGYDEGREIGDKNKRKKLGLPVRQRMPVLNDKDLRNRSNSYISDDADWVQIRTIISTAPDQIAVAPGSLVKEWTKDKRRYFEYQLDHQSLNFYSFISARYEVARERWNDIDLEVYYIKEHAYNVPNMLKSMRKSLEYYTKNFGPYYHKQCRIIEFPRYAGFAQAFPGTMPYSESLGFITDLRKATEDDIDLVYYVVAHEMGHQYWAHQVVGAKMRGTEMLSETFAQYSALMVMEQEYGRDKMHKFLRYEMNSYLRGRGSEFEAERPLIETENQGYIHYRKGSVLMYYLKEMIGEAQVNTALASLIKDYGYQEPPYPTSLAALRAFQEATPDSLQYILKDMFEEITLFSNRVVEASYTQEGEEYVVSFETQSEKFRSDSLGNETPLPLNDYIDIAVFAANPKGKGLGKALVYERIKITDPKQTFRFKVKEKPAQVGIDPYNYLIDRVPDDNLKRVSAS, encoded by the coding sequence ATGCTTATATTTATCAGACACGAATTGCAGCGTTGGGTGCGTACCCCAATGCTTTGGATATTTTTGCTGGTCGTCAGTCTGTTGGTGATGGGGGCAGTGTCTTCAGACCAAGTTACGATTGGCGGCGGCGTGGGCAGCGTCCACAAAAACGCGCCTTCGGTCGTACAGCGCTACTACGGGGTGATGTCCTTGGTGTGTTTGCTGATGACAACGGCCTTTATGAATGCCACGGCCACCCGCGACTTCAGCACGGGGATGCACCATTTTATCTTCTCCTCCCCTATCCGCCGCCGCAACTACTTCTTTGGGAAGTTTTTTGGGGCATACTTGATTGCCATTTTACCACTGTTGGGGGTTTCTATCGGGGCGCTGATAGGCCCTTTGATGCCTTGGGCCACGGCTGAGCGCTTTGGGTCGGTGGTTTGGGACGGCCACTTGCAGGGCATTCTGGCTTTTGCCATCCCCAATACCTTTATCGTGGCGGTATTGGTGTATGCGCTGGCCACCAATTTCCGTAGCAGCCTCGTCTCTTTTATAGGGGCGATGTTGATCTTGGTCTTGTATAGTGTCAGCCAAGGGTATACCCGCGACCTCGAAAAGGAATGGCTGGCCAACATCCTTGATCCCTTTGGCTTTCAGCCGATGGGTACACTGAGCAAATACGCCACCATTGCCGAACAAAACGCCGCTGCAACTCCCTTGAGAGGGCAGTTTTTGGTCAATCGTTTGATTTGGATGGGCTTGGCCTTGCTGACCCTGCTGCTGATGTATACACGCTTTAGCTTTGAGACCAAGGAAATACGCTGGTTTAAGCGCAAGAAAGCAGCCGAAACAGTGCCCGCCACCGTAGCTGTGAGTACCAATGTTGGAGCCATCCGCCGATTTACAGCCCAATCTGCCGGCCAACTAAGCCTCCGTGCTTGGCTGACCATGCTGCGCTTTGAAACCAAGGCCATCATCCGCAATCAGACCTTTATCATCTTGGTAATCTTGGGCTTGATGAACCTGACGGCCAGCCTGACGAGCTTCACAGACACCTACGGCAACTCTTACTATCCCGTTACTTATGATGTCATCGACTCCATTCGGGGGGCGTTTAACATTTTCATCTTGGGCATTATCATTTTCTACTCCGGGGTATTGGTTTGGAAAGAACGCGACGCAAACATCCACGAAATCAAGGATGCTACCCCTGTGGGTATCGGAGCGCTGTTTAGCTCTAAGCTAGTAGCGATGCTGATTGCGGTGTTCTTGGTGCTTTGCAGCGCTATTTTGCTGGGTGTCATCGCCCAAACCGCACACGGTTATACCCGCTATGAGCTTCACGTGTATGCTCAGTCGATATTGGTTTTGGATATGCTCTATTTCGCCTATTTTACGGTCTTGGCCTTACTTTTCCACTACCTCATCAATCAACGCTACTTGGCCTATTTTGCCTTTGTGGCCTTTATCATCGTCGACGAGTTTATCTGGTATATGCTCGAAATCGATACCAAAATGATGAGCTTCGGCAGCGTGCCTTCGGCTATCTATTCGGATATGAATGGCTTTGGGCCTTTCATCCCTAGTTTGGTAGGCTTCCACGTATATTGGACTTTGTTCTGCCTCTTGCTCTGTTTGGTGATGTATGCTTTCTATGTGCGAGGGAAAGATACCGGCCTCAAACACCGCCTGCGTACCGCAGGGCAGCGCTTCGGGCAAAATCGTTTGGCCTTGGCTCTGTTGGGAGGGATGTTTGTTCTCTATGCCGGTTTTGTGTATTACAATACAACCATACTCAATACCTTTACTTCTTCCAAAGAAACCGAAAACCGCCAAAAGGCCTACGAAGAGGCTTACAAAAAATACGAGGGCATCGTGCAGCCCCGCTGGATTGATTTCACCTACGAGCTGGACGTGTTCCCCTATGAGCGTAGCCTGCACAGCAAAGTAACAGCCAAAGCCGTCAACAAGTCTAAGCAGCCTATCAAAGAGCTGCACTTCAGCCTGCCGCTGATGCCTGACGAAGTCGAGATTCAGATTGCAGGCGCTACGCTCAAAACCGACGACAAGCGCCTCCGTTACCGTATCTATACCCTCCAAAAGCCACTCCAACCCGGCGACACACTAGAGATGGTCGTGAGCCATCAGAAGATTACCAAAGGGTTTGAGGCCAGCGTCTCATTTACCTCGCTCACCCAAAACGGTACTTTCTTCAATAACCGCGATATTATGCCGCAGTTTGGCTATGACGAAGGTCGTGAGATTGGTGACAAAAACAAACGTAAAAAACTTGGCCTGCCGGTGCGCCAGCGGATGCCTGTACTCAACGACAAGGACTTGCGCAACCGCAGCAACAGCTATATCTCTGACGATGCAGACTGGGTGCAAATACGGACGATTATCAGTACCGCCCCCGACCAAATCGCCGTAGCTCCGGGCAGCTTGGTCAAGGAATGGACGAAAGACAAACGCCGTTATTTTGAGTACCAGCTCGACCATCAGTCACTCAACTTTTACTCCTTTATCTCGGCACGTTATGAGGTTGCCCGCGAGCGCTGGAACGACATCGACTTAGAGGTCTACTACATCAAGGAGCACGCCTACAACGTACCCAATATGCTCAAGAGTATGCGCAAGTCGCTGGAGTATTATACCAAAAACTTTGGCCCCTACTACCACAAACAGTGCCGCATCATTGAGTTTCCGCGCTATGCCGGGTTTGCCCAAGCTTTCCCCGGCACGATGCCCTACAGCGAAAGCCTCGGCTTTATCACCGACTTGCGCAAGGCCACCGAAGACGACATCGACCTTGTGTATTACGTAGTAGCCCACGAAATGGGTCACCAGTATTGGGCACACCAAGTGGTAGGTGCTAAAATGCGCGGTACGGAGATGCTCAGCGAGACCTTCGCCCAATACTCTGCCCTGATGGTGATGGAGCAAGAGTATGGCCGCGACAAGATGCATAAGTTCCTGCGCTATGAGATGAACAGCTACTTGCGTGGACGGGGGTCTGAGTTTGAGGCCGAGCGCCCCCTCATCGAAACCGAAAATCAAGGGTACATCCATTACCGCAAAGGCTCGGTGTTGATGTATTACCTCAAAGAGATGATTGGCGAAGCACAAGTCAACACGGCGCTGGCCTCGCTCATCAAAGACTATGGCTACCAAGAGCCGCCCTACCCTACCTCTCTTGCCGCTTTGCGGGCTTTCCAAGAGGCTACGCCCGACAGCCTGCAATACATCTTAAAAGATATGTTTGAAGAAATCACCCTCTTCTCCAATCGGGTGGTAGAGGCTTCATATACCCAAGAAGGTGAGGAATATGTGGTGAGCTTTGAGACGCAATCAGAAAAATTCCGCTCCGACTCCTTGGGCAACGAAACGCCCCTGCCGCTCAACGACTATATCGACATCGCCGTATTTGCAGCAAACCCCAAGGGAAAAGGCCTCGGCAAAGCACTGGTGTATGAGCGTATCAAAATCACCGACCCCAAGCAGACTTTCCGCTTCAAGGTCAAAGAGAAACCCGCACAGGTGGGGATAGACCCTTACAACTACCTCATCGACCGCGTGCCCGACGACAACCTCAAGCGGGTGTCGGCCTCCTAA
- a CDS encoding serpin family protein, with product MRILWILLLLPSLLAAPNQTQEPMPQAQSIAEANNRFHFDFYAAALKSRQSHNVFASSFSVSSAFALLYPGASGATADELRRVFHFSPSADFHQQFGEMLRALSHHNAPEHSLEVANAVWLRQALKLQPNYEQLVKTAYNAEINLLDFTQPQQAADRINTWTAQKTHDKIQKILDASDLQPDTRLVLTNALYFKSAWATPFPKHLTSTQPFYGATTTECALMQQERKFRYFENELLQVIELPYHDGKASMLIFLPKDKGRLAALEEAFDYQNYQVWTAALRPELVQTYLPKFKIESSFQLNGTLEGMGLATSFQNTASFRGLIAQESLKISNVLHKAFVEVDEEGSEAAAVTAITMVRTTSVAEPIRQIAKVFRADHPFLFVIRDNAHGNILFSGKVLRP from the coding sequence ATGCGTATACTATGGATACTACTCCTGCTGCCGAGCCTATTGGCCGCTCCAAACCAAACCCAAGAACCGATGCCTCAAGCCCAATCGATTGCCGAAGCCAACAACCGCTTCCACTTTGATTTTTATGCGGCTGCCCTCAAAAGCCGCCAAAGCCACAATGTATTTGCCTCGTCCTTCAGTGTGTCGTCGGCCTTTGCCCTGCTCTACCCCGGGGCTTCGGGCGCTACCGCCGACGAGCTGCGTCGGGTATTTCACTTCTCCCCCTCGGCAGACTTTCACCAGCAGTTTGGCGAGATGCTGCGGGCGCTCTCCCACCACAACGCCCCCGAACACAGCCTCGAAGTGGCCAATGCGGTATGGCTGCGGCAGGCGCTCAAGCTCCAACCCAACTACGAGCAGCTGGTCAAAACAGCCTACAACGCCGAAATCAACTTGCTCGACTTTACCCAGCCCCAGCAAGCCGCCGACCGCATCAACACCTGGACGGCACAAAAAACCCACGATAAGATCCAGAAAATCCTCGATGCCTCAGACCTTCAGCCCGATACCCGCCTAGTGCTGACCAATGCGCTTTACTTCAAATCGGCTTGGGCGACACCCTTCCCCAAACACCTGACCAGCACCCAGCCCTTCTACGGAGCCACCACCACTGAATGTGCGCTGATGCAGCAGGAGCGCAAGTTTCGCTATTTTGAAAACGAACTGCTCCAAGTGATTGAGCTGCCCTACCACGACGGAAAGGCCTCTATGCTCATATTTTTGCCCAAGGACAAAGGCCGGCTCGCCGCCCTCGAAGAAGCTTTTGATTACCAAAACTACCAAGTTTGGACAGCAGCCCTGCGCCCCGAACTGGTACAGACATACCTGCCCAAGTTCAAGATCGAGTCCAGCTTCCAACTCAACGGAACCCTAGAGGGGATGGGCTTGGCCACCTCTTTTCAAAACACGGCCTCTTTCCGAGGGCTGATAGCTCAGGAGTCGCTCAAAATCAGCAATGTACTCCACAAAGCCTTTGTAGAGGTAGACGAAGAAGGCTCCGAAGCCGCCGCCGTAACGGCCATCACGATGGTGAGAACTACCTCTGTAGCCGAGCCTATCCGACAAATCGCCAAGGTCTTCCGTGCCGACCACCCCTTCCTCTTCGTCATCCGCGACAACGCCCACGGCAACATTCTCTTTAGCGGCAAAGTCCTCCGCCCTTAG
- a CDS encoding ABC transporter ATP-binding protein, which translates to MELNIKNLNKQYANGVHALKNVSLTIQEGMFGLLGPNGAGKSSLMRTLATLQEADSGDIFLGDIDVLKDKDNVRKVLGYLPQEFGVYPRTSAVDLLHYLAVLKGFDNKKERSEMVDYLLQKVNLFEHRKKAVSSYSGGMRQRFGIAQCLIGSPQLVIVDEPTAGLDPGERNRFYNILSEIGEQTIVLLSTHIVQDVRELCTDMAIMNHGEVVYAGTTDDALALIQDKVYELQVSKEALAEYQSQYAVISNKLVGGQPQIHVFSDTPLNGGFVQAEATLEDVFFAKLNQLV; encoded by the coding sequence ATGGAACTAAATATCAAGAATCTCAACAAACAATACGCCAACGGTGTCCACGCCCTCAAAAATGTCAGCCTAACCATCCAAGAGGGGATGTTTGGGCTGTTGGGGCCTAATGGAGCCGGCAAGTCCTCCCTGATGCGTACGCTGGCTACGCTACAAGAGGCTGATAGTGGAGACATTTTTCTAGGCGATATCGATGTGCTCAAAGACAAAGACAACGTGCGCAAGGTTTTGGGCTACCTGCCCCAAGAGTTTGGGGTGTATCCACGCACTTCGGCGGTAGACTTGCTGCATTATTTGGCCGTGCTCAAGGGCTTCGACAATAAAAAAGAGCGTAGCGAGATGGTCGATTATCTTTTGCAAAAGGTCAATCTGTTTGAACACCGCAAGAAGGCCGTCAGCAGTTATTCCGGGGGGATGCGTCAGCGCTTTGGCATTGCACAATGCTTGATTGGCAGCCCGCAGCTGGTGATTGTCGATGAGCCTACCGCCGGCCTCGACCCAGGAGAGCGCAACCGATTTTACAATATTTTGAGTGAAATCGGGGAGCAGACCATCGTCTTGCTCTCCACCCACATCGTGCAAGACGTGCGGGAGTTGTGTACCGATATGGCTATTATGAACCACGGCGAGGTGGTCTATGCCGGTACCACAGACGACGCGCTGGCCCTTATCCAAGACAAGGTCTATGAGCTGCAGGTTTCTAAAGAGGCGCTGGCCGAGTACCAATCGCAGTATGCCGTAATCAGCAACAAACTGGTAGGCGGGCAGCCGCAAATCCATGTGTTTTCGGATACCCCGCTCAACGGAGGTTTTGTACAGGCAGAGGCTACGCTGGAAGATGTCTTTTTTGCCAAACTAAACCAACTTGTCTAA
- a CDS encoding STAS/SEC14 domain-containing protein yields MNAQNNPLDFETVYQSTYLKIMFDTQYRLMERQWEKASTTISQTSFQEEMLQVLSMITKFRPLRVLGNTKDFHFVITPEMQSWADQEVYSQLGKLGVSRMAFVISEDFYAQLSVEQAIEESKKDYEVKYFRSRAEALAWLLE; encoded by the coding sequence ATGAATGCACAAAACAATCCTCTTGACTTTGAAACCGTTTATCAAAGTACGTACCTCAAGATTATGTTTGATACCCAATATCGGCTGATGGAGCGGCAATGGGAAAAAGCGAGCACTACCATTTCTCAAACCAGTTTCCAAGAGGAGATGCTCCAAGTATTGTCGATGATTACCAAGTTCAGGCCATTGCGTGTATTGGGCAATACCAAAGACTTCCATTTTGTCATCACACCGGAGATGCAATCTTGGGCCGACCAAGAGGTCTATAGCCAGCTAGGCAAGCTGGGGGTTAGTCGGATGGCCTTTGTGATTAGCGAGGATTTTTATGCGCAACTAAGCGTAGAACAAGCCATTGAAGAATCCAAAAAAGATTATGAAGTAAAGTATTTTCGAAGCCGTGCAGAGGCCTTGGCTTGGTTGCTCGAGTAG
- a CDS encoding Rpn family recombination-promoting nuclease/putative transposase, with product MALPTTIEKDTLWKGIIEELFEDFMHYFFPEWAAQHIDFSRAPEFLDKELSELIADNNSNKRYADKLVKVHSKEGKEHRILIHIEVQGYKDEDFAERMFTYFYRIRDRYQQNILAFALFTDDKPDFAPNEYRYEYHTTRNIYQFDTFKLLNKSDAELNIPNNLFSVVMLTAKKALEKQHLQDAAQLRWKRDLVMELQTAKYSTQKIRQLLNFIRFYVRFEQNDSLLTFNNEVQQILKQRKSMGLEEAILEEVKQKG from the coding sequence ATGGCACTCCCAACTACTATCGAAAAAGATACACTTTGGAAAGGTATCATAGAAGAGCTTTTTGAGGATTTTATGCACTATTTTTTCCCTGAGTGGGCAGCGCAACATATAGACTTCAGCCGTGCACCGGAGTTTTTGGACAAAGAGCTCTCCGAACTTATTGCAGATAATAACAGCAATAAACGTTATGCCGACAAGCTTGTAAAAGTACATTCTAAAGAAGGAAAAGAGCACCGCATCCTGATACACATAGAAGTACAGGGCTACAAAGACGAAGATTTTGCCGAGCGTATGTTTACCTACTTTTACCGAATACGTGATCGATACCAGCAAAATATTCTAGCCTTTGCTCTTTTTACAGATGACAAACCTGATTTTGCCCCTAACGAGTACCGCTATGAGTACCATACCACACGCAATATCTACCAGTTTGATACTTTCAAACTCCTGAATAAATCCGACGCCGAACTAAATATTCCCAATAACCTTTTTTCGGTTGTGATGCTGACGGCAAAAAAAGCCCTCGAAAAGCAGCATCTCCAAGATGCGGCACAGCTCAGGTGGAAACGCGACCTAGTAATGGAATTGCAGACAGCCAAGTACTCGACACAGAAAATTCGGCAACTCCTCAACTTTATTCGCTTTTATGTGCGGTTTGAACAAAATGACAGTCTTTTGACGTTTAATAATGAAGTACAACAGATTCTCAAACAACGTAAATCTATGGGACTAGAAGAAGCCATCTTAGAAGAAGTAAAACAAAAAGGCAT
- a CDS encoding tetratricopeptide repeat protein produces MNLIIPCRMCRFMGKWLFFGVLLLTSISHLYAQQTEIAQLRAKLHTSNNDSIRTDAMLALVLRYLQKNTDSSLYFAEQALYLAQKNKDLKRQAAAQHQLGQSKLFKGLLDEARDDFAKALALAEKSQHILVKAHVLASLGGTDYSAGNFDQAMAHFIKALRSYEQIGDSIGQARILNNLGALHYELANYEQSLKTLLKALTIKQAINDLHTIGNTYTSIGDALAAKKRYNEALVYYQKAIQVHQEQQAYQGLSIVYTNIGFLHNERRDFDSASHYYQKALLIEEQMGNQEGVAINLMNLADVWRSNKSYVKSELALNQALAILQKLKMKNQVQKVLKDLAGVQADQGKYAEAFQTLQAFVMVKDSIFSEQKSRQIAEIETKYQTEKKEQENQLLQAKNERNRLWLYAATAVILLLMALFWAIVKAKQWQLKNAQTALKLQTQMLRNYATNLLEKDEFITEMQLQLAKSQQEHSQQKVDTINTLLKARISTEDDWLLFRQRFELMYPDFFMRLQQKFPQLSSNEVKICAIEKLGLKDIQAGDLLGVNPSSVKKSRYRLRKNLDKHKQEELQQFITNFPNA; encoded by the coding sequence ATGAACCTGATTATACCGTGTCGAATGTGTCGTTTTATGGGCAAATGGTTATTTTTTGGGGTGCTTCTCCTCACATCCATCAGCCACTTATACGCCCAACAAACCGAGATAGCCCAGCTAAGAGCCAAACTCCATACTTCCAATAATGACAGCATCCGTACTGATGCTATGTTGGCATTGGTATTACGATATTTGCAAAAAAACACAGATTCTTCTCTGTATTTTGCCGAGCAAGCACTTTATTTGGCACAAAAGAACAAAGACCTCAAGCGGCAAGCTGCCGCACAACACCAACTAGGACAAAGTAAACTCTTTAAAGGGCTATTAGATGAGGCCAGAGATGATTTTGCAAAAGCACTTGCCTTGGCCGAAAAAAGCCAGCATATCTTAGTAAAGGCACATGTATTGGCAAGCTTGGGAGGTACAGACTATAGCGCAGGTAATTTTGACCAAGCGATGGCGCATTTTATAAAGGCGCTCCGTAGCTATGAACAAATCGGCGACAGCATAGGGCAAGCAAGGATATTGAATAATCTAGGGGCGCTGCATTATGAATTGGCTAACTATGAGCAATCACTCAAAACTCTGCTCAAGGCCCTGACTATCAAGCAGGCTATCAATGACCTGCATACCATTGGCAACACCTATACCTCTATTGGAGATGCGCTAGCGGCAAAAAAACGCTACAATGAGGCCTTGGTATACTATCAGAAAGCAATACAGGTACATCAAGAGCAGCAAGCCTATCAAGGACTCTCGATCGTATATACCAATATTGGTTTTTTGCATAATGAAAGAAGGGATTTTGATAGCGCTTCGCATTACTATCAAAAAGCATTGCTCATCGAGGAGCAGATGGGAAACCAAGAGGGCGTTGCCATCAATTTGATGAACCTAGCGGATGTATGGCGCAGTAATAAAAGTTATGTTAAGTCTGAGCTTGCGCTCAACCAAGCTTTAGCAATACTCCAAAAGTTGAAAATGAAAAACCAAGTACAAAAAGTGCTCAAAGACTTAGCCGGGGTACAGGCCGATCAAGGGAAGTATGCCGAAGCATTCCAAACCTTACAGGCCTTTGTAATGGTAAAGGACTCCATATTTTCAGAACAAAAAAGCCGCCAAATCGCCGAAATAGAAACCAAGTATCAGACCGAGAAAAAAGAACAAGAAAACCAACTACTACAAGCCAAGAATGAACGAAATAGGCTTTGGCTATATGCAGCTACCGCCGTGATTTTACTACTCATGGCCTTGTTTTGGGCCATTGTCAAAGCCAAACAATGGCAGCTTAAAAATGCGCAAACAGCCCTCAAATTACAAACACAGATGCTCAGAAACTATGCTACCAACCTGCTCGAAAAGGATGAGTTTATCACCGAAATGCAATTGCAGTTGGCCAAATCACAACAAGAACACAGCCAGCAGAAGGTAGATACAATCAATACTTTACTCAAGGCACGGATTTCTACCGAAGATGATTGGTTGTTGTTCAGGCAGCGGTTTGAGTTGATGTATCCCGATTTTTTTATGCGGCTTCAACAAAAATTCCCGCAGCTCTCATCTAATGAGGTAAAAATATGTGCTATTGAAAAGCTTGGCCTCAAAGATATTCAGGCGGGAGATTTGTTGGGCGTAAACCCCAGCTCTGTCAAGAAGAGCCGTTATCGGTTGCGCAAAAACCTAGACAAACACAAACAAGAGGAACTGCAACAATTCATTACTAATTTCCCAAATGCTTGA